One window of the Candidatus Neomarinimicrobiota bacterium genome contains the following:
- a CDS encoding inositol-3-phosphate synthase codes for MGGLASVAIQINDPDDKLGVLIPGLGAVGTTFIAGVELVRQGFSKPIGSLTQMGTIRLGKRPEKRIPLIRDFVPLVELKDIVCGGWDIYEDSAYEAATKANVLSKEDRDSVKDYLSEITPMKAVFDPNYVRKLSGNHIKKGRTKYDLAQMLMDDIDSFTSIHKLNSLVMIWCGSTEIYIEEESVHKSLESFEKGLRTNHPAIAPSMIYAYAALKKGIPFANGAPNLTIDFPAMLELAKMNHVPVAGKDFKTGQTLMKTIISPGLKARLLGVKGWFSTNILGNRDGEVLDDPESSKTKEISKLGVLDHILQPQLYPDLYDNLYHKVRINYYPPSGDNKEGWDNIDIFGWLGYPMQIKVDFLCRDSILAAPIVLDLALFLDLSKRAMLEGIQEWLSFYFKSPMVPEELYPEHDLFIQLKKLKNTLRWMIGEELVTHLGREYYDE; via the coding sequence ATGGGAGGTTTAGCAAGCGTGGCAATTCAAATTAATGATCCGGATGATAAGCTAGGTGTACTTATTCCGGGCTTAGGTGCTGTTGGAACAACATTCATCGCTGGTGTGGAGCTTGTCAGACAGGGATTCTCTAAACCTATTGGCAGCTTGACCCAAATGGGGACAATTCGTTTGGGGAAACGGCCGGAAAAGAGAATTCCTCTGATAAGAGATTTCGTGCCTCTGGTAGAACTCAAAGATATTGTCTGCGGAGGATGGGATATTTATGAAGACTCGGCTTACGAGGCAGCGACAAAAGCTAATGTACTTTCAAAAGAAGACAGAGATTCGGTGAAGGATTATTTGTCCGAAATTACTCCGATGAAAGCCGTTTTTGATCCCAACTACGTAAGAAAACTCAGTGGCAATCATATCAAAAAAGGTCGCACGAAATATGACCTTGCTCAAATGCTCATGGATGATATTGATAGTTTTACCTCAATACATAAATTGAATAGTCTCGTCATGATATGGTGTGGATCAACAGAGATTTACATTGAAGAGGAGTCTGTGCATAAGTCCTTAGAATCCTTTGAAAAAGGATTGAGAACAAATCATCCTGCCATTGCTCCCAGCATGATTTATGCGTATGCGGCGCTCAAGAAGGGAATCCCGTTTGCCAACGGCGCTCCAAATCTGACAATTGACTTTCCTGCCATGTTGGAATTAGCGAAAATGAATCATGTCCCGGTTGCAGGAAAGGATTTCAAGACGGGTCAAACTCTGATGAAGACCATTATTTCACCGGGACTCAAAGCTCGTCTCCTTGGCGTGAAAGGCTGGTTTTCCACAAACATATTGGGCAACCGTGATGGAGAAGTGCTGGATGATCCAGAATCCTCAAAAACCAAGGAAATAAGTAAATTGGGAGTTCTGGATCATATTTTACAACCTCAACTCTATCCTGATCTATATGATAATCTGTATCATAAAGTTCGTATCAACTACTACCCTCCATCAGGAGACAACAAAGAAGGGTGGGACAATATCGATATTTTCGGGTGGCTCGGGTACCCCATGCAGATCAAAGTCGACTTTCTTTGCAGGGACAGCATCCTGGCGGCCCCTATTGTATTGGATTTAGCCCTTTTTCTGGATTTGTCTAAACGCGCAATGCTGGAAGGGATCCAGGAGTGGCTTTCGTTCTATTTTAAAAGTCCAATGGTACCTGAGGAACTCTACCCGGAACATGATCTCTTCATTCAGCTGAAGAAGCTGAAAAACACTTTACGCTGGATGATCGGTGAGGAATTAGTTACTCATTTGGGCAGAGAATATTACGATGAGTAA
- a CDS encoding sugar phosphate nucleotidyltransferase → MSNIPAVIIAAGSGSRIETRHNQVPKTLLPVDSENRIIDLIIQSLRQADITEIIIVTGYKGSLLRKELGNGKSHNVTVCYITNPGWKEPNGISVLAASQAVGNREFILVMSDHLFKAKTVSKLKSFPLSNGGAVVAIDRAIRQIYDIDDAMKLKTEQTGQHYLIKAMDKKLKRYDSVDCGLFKGTPEMFTALKIANKKGRCSLSNGCEELIKMNKLLGCDITGDFWIDIDTTSALQVARESWKKDRLSQ, encoded by the coding sequence ATGAGTAATATTCCAGCGGTAATAATTGCTGCCGGTAGCGGAAGTCGGATTGAAACACGACATAATCAGGTTCCTAAGACGTTGCTTCCCGTCGACTCTGAAAATCGGATAATTGATCTAATCATACAATCGCTCCGGCAGGCAGACATCACAGAAATAATAATAGTTACTGGATACAAAGGATCGCTTTTAAGAAAGGAATTGGGGAATGGAAAGAGTCACAATGTTACCGTCTGTTATATAACAAATCCTGGATGGAAGGAGCCAAACGGTATTTCAGTTCTGGCAGCCTCGCAAGCGGTAGGTAACCGGGAGTTCATTCTGGTTATGAGCGATCATCTCTTCAAAGCGAAAACGGTGTCTAAATTGAAGTCTTTCCCGCTCAGCAACGGCGGAGCGGTAGTGGCTATTGACCGGGCAATTCGGCAGATATACGATATCGATGACGCAATGAAATTGAAAACAGAACAAACAGGTCAACATTATTTAATTAAAGCAATGGACAAGAAGTTAAAACGCTATGATAGTGTAGATTGTGGACTTTTTAAAGGAACACCGGAGATGTTTACTGCTCTTAAAATCGCAAATAAAAAAGGACGCTGTTCCTTATCCAACGGTTGTGAAGAACTAATCAAGATGAATAAGCTCTTAGGTTGTGACATTACAGGCGATTTCTGGATTGATATTGACACCACTTCCGCACTGCAGGTTGCCAGGGAATCCTGGAAGAAGGATAGACTCTCTCAGTAA